TCATTTTAAATTTACTCCAACTGTGCTAAACTAGCTAAAAATCACGCATTTTAACAAAGAAAAGGCAAAAATATGTTTAAACGTTTTAGAAGATTAAGAATAAATCCAGCTTTAAGAGAGATGGTAAGAGAGACTAGCCTTAGCGTAAATGACTTCATCTATCCGCTCTTTGTAGTCGAGGGCAGGGGCATTAAAAATGAAATTTCTTCGATGCCAGGCGTTTATCAAATGAGTATCGATGAAATTTTAAAAGAGTGCGAAGAGATAGTAAATTTAGGCATAAAATCGATCATTTTATTTGGCATACCAAGCCTAAAAGATAGCGTTGGCAGCGACGCACTAAGTAATGACGGCATCATCGCAACTGCGCTTAGAGCCATAAAAGATAAATTTCCAAATTTAGTAGTCGTCACCGATCTTTGCTTTTGCGAATATACAGACCACGGCCACTGCGGCATAATCGATCATGTGCATAACACGATCGACAATGATGCAACGCTTGAAATTTCAGCTAAGCAAGCCTTGATACACGCTCAAAATGGCGCCGACATGATCGCACCAAGTGGCATGATGGATGGCATCATCGCAACGCTAAGAGAGGCGCTTGATAGTAATGGCTATGAAAATTTACCAGTGATGGCATACTCGACTAAATTTGCCTCAGCCTACTACGGACCATTTCGTGATGTGGCGCAAAGTGCACCAAGCTTTGGCGATAGAAAGAGCTACCAAATGGACAGCGCAAACCGCCTTGAAGCTATAAATGAGAGCTTACAAGACGAGGCACAAGGCGCTGATATCTTGATGGTAAAGCCAGCGCTTGCCTATCTTGACGTCGTTAGAGAGCTTAGAAACTTAACACTTTTGCCGATCTGTGTCTATAACGTAAGCGGCGAGTACGCACTGCTAAAAGCTGGCGCAAAAGCTGGTATCATCGACTATGAGCGCGTTATGATGGAGACCTTGATCGGCTTTAAAAGAGCAGGGGCAAATTTGATCATTACCTATCACGCAAAAGAAGCGGCTAAAATTTTAAGGGGCTAAGATGAGGCACTTTTTGACGCTAAATGACTTTAGCAAAGATGAAATCGAGCAGATGATAAATTTAGCTCGCAAGATCAAAAAAGAGGCGAAAGCTAGAGAATTTAAGCCATATCTTAAAGATCAAAAGCTTGCGATGATATTTGAAAAAAGCTCGACTAGAACGAGAGTAAGCTTTGATGTTGGCATGCATGAGCT
Above is a window of Campylobacter concisus DNA encoding:
- the hemB gene encoding porphobilinogen synthase; translated protein: MFKRFRRLRINPALREMVRETSLSVNDFIYPLFVVEGRGIKNEISSMPGVYQMSIDEILKECEEIVNLGIKSIILFGIPSLKDSVGSDALSNDGIIATALRAIKDKFPNLVVVTDLCFCEYTDHGHCGIIDHVHNTIDNDATLEISAKQALIHAQNGADMIAPSGMMDGIIATLREALDSNGYENLPVMAYSTKFASAYYGPFRDVAQSAPSFGDRKSYQMDSANRLEAINESLQDEAQGADILMVKPALAYLDVVRELRNLTLLPICVYNVSGEYALLKAGAKAGIIDYERVMMETLIGFKRAGANLIITYHAKEAAKILRG